The Brachyspira hampsonii genomic interval TCAGGGCTTTTAATTAAATTATTGAATGCTTTTAATGAATTAATATAATCATTGTTGTTATATAATTCAACAGCCTTATTATATGCAGGATCATTAATTGCGGCTTTAGTCTGAGTTTTAGGAGCTGAAACAGGAGCATTTGAAACAGGAGGTGCTATATCACTATCATCTGTAATATCTAATTCTTCTTTACATTCTTCAATTTTTTCTTTTACGGTATTGTAAAAAGCAGAATCTTCATCAGCATATTGTATATATCTTTTATAAGCATAAAGAGCATTTCTATACTTTTTATTTTTAAAGTAAAACTCCCCTATTCCGTATAATCCCTCTAAAGGATCCTGACCTTCCTCACTTATATCATTTTCTACAAGTTCTCTTACTCTTTTATTAATTCTTCTAAGCTGATTTGAAAATACCTTTAACATTTTTATTATTATAGGTTTGTTCTTTTCAATCAAACTTTCAAATTCTTCATAAGTAATGATAATAACAACACAATCAGTTAAGCATTGAACAGTATCTTCCTGCGGATAAGTGCCGAGTATACTTTTTACTCCAAAAAACTCTCCTATATTAATAAGCTCCCTAGTTTCATATCCTGTTTCTTCCGATAAAAATATACTTTGAGCCTGACCTTGTTTTAATATATAAACTCTATCTGAGGTATCGCCTGTAAAATATACTATGGAACCTGCTTTATATACTCTTGTTTGCATTAAATTTTTTCCTTAACTAATAATTTAATTATATCTAAAGTTTTTTAGAATAAAAAAAGATTATTTTATTATATTATTCTATCACTTATAATACTTTTTTCAAGTTATTTTTTTCATTTTCTTAGTTTATTTATCATATCTATAGTTTCAATATCAATGTATCTAGATCTTGTATTAAGTTCATCTATTATAATTTTTATCTCCTCATCTGATATATTTTGCCCAAATTTAGCTTTTGCAGTAATATTTTCAATTTTTATAACGCCTATAAGCATATTCTTTTGGGCATAATCAAATATTTTATTGTCTATAGATAAATTATTATTATTAGGTTCATATTTTCTTACTATTTTGTATAAAATTTCTTTTCTTCTTGATATATCATCTATATTTTCAAATTCACCTTCTATAAAGACTGAAAAGAAAAACTGTGTTGGTATCATTTTCCCATTTAAAAATTCAGATGGTATATATGAATATGGTTTTGAAGCACTAAAAGATACTTTTGGATTATTTTTTAAAATTTCATATTTCCTTCCAGCCATAGCACCATGAAAATATATTTCATTATCTTTATAGCAAAAACTTATAGGTACAGCATAAGGTATATCATCAGGTAAAGCCATAACACCGAATTCTATGCTGTTAAGCATATTATGTATTTCTTCTTTGTCTTCAAATATAAAATCTTTTCTTCTCATATACCAAATATAACCTTCTATAATAATTATATTATAATTGTAGACTAAATTAATAATTTTTATTATAATATATATAACGGTTTATTATATTTTTTCTTTATAAATTAATTATTTAAATTATTTGGAGTTACTTAATATGAAAATAGCTGTTTCTCAATTAGAAATAATACCATCTATGCCTTGTGATAATGCAGCAAGAATAATAAGTTTTATAAGCAAAGCAAAAAAGGAGAATGCGGATATAGTAATATTTCCAGAATTATGTATTTCAGGATATATGATTGGAGATATGTGGGAAAGTGAGTCATTTATAAGAGAATGTGAGGAACTTGGTGAAGAAATAATAAAATCTTCAAATGGAATATATGTAATATTTGGAAATGCAGCTTCTGATAAAACTAAAAAGAACTTTGACGGAAGACTTAGAAAGTATAATGCTATGTTTGTAGCTAAAGACGGTAAATTAATACATAATAATACTACTGAATATCCTTTTATTATAAAATCATTACTTCCTAATTATAAAGAATTTGAAGATCCAAGACATTTTTTTAGTTTAAAAGATTTAGCTTTTGAAAACAATAAAGATATAAAAGAATATTTAAAGCCATTAGATATAGAATGCAATGGAGAAAATATAAAATTGGGTTTGACTATATGTGAAGATGCATGGAGTAAGAATTATTTATTTTCGCCTATGGACATTATAAATTCCAATAATGATGTAGATTTATTTATTAACATATCAAGTTCTCCATATACTTTGGTAAAAGACATTAAAAGACATAGCATGTATGGAGAAATAGCAAGTAAACATAATACACCTCTTATATATGTTAATAATGTAGGAATACAAAATAACGGTAAAACAGTATACACATTCGATGGCGGAAGTTCTATTTACGATAATAAAGGTAATTTATTATTAACGGGAAAAAGATATGAAGAAGATTTATACTTCATTGATATAGATGTAAAAAATAAATCATTTGTAAAGTCCATAGAAATAAAGGAAGAAAATGAATACAAATTAATATATGATACTGTTATTTACGGAATTAGAAAATTCATGAAATCTATTGGAATTAATAAAGTAGTTATAGGTGTATCAGGAGGTATTGATTCTGCTTTATCGTCTGCAATGTATGTAAGTGCTATCGGCAAGGATAATGTTTTACTTGTGAATATGCCTAGTAAATTCAATTCTGATACAACTAAAAATCTTGCAAAAAGTCTATCTGATAATTTAGGCTGTGCTTATATGGTAGTTCCTATACAGGAATCTGTAGATCATACTGTAAAACAATTAGAAAGCTCCCCTATTATAAAAGATGGAAAAGAAGATCATTTAAAAGTATCATCATTTGTTATAGAGAATATACAGGCAAGAGACAGATCATCAAGAGTATTATCTGCTATAGCTGCTAGTTTTGGCGGTGTATTTACATGCAATGCCAATAAAACTGAAACTATGGTAGGATATTCAACTATGTATGGAGACGGAGCAGGATTTTTTGCATGTTTAGCAGATTTATGGAAATATCAGATATACGGACTAGCTAATTATGTTAACAAGGAAATATTTAAAAATGAAATTATACCTGAAGGCACTATAAATATTGTGCCTAGTGCGGAACTTTCAACTGCTCAGGCTGTTGATGAAGGCAAGGGAGATCCGATAAAATATGATTATCATGATTATTTGTTTAAATTTTTAATGGAATCTTGGAACAGAGCAATATTAGAAGATATACTAGAATTTTATATATCAGGAAAGTTAGAGGAAAAAATAGGATGCCAAAAAGGAATATTAAAAAAATATTTTAATAGCGGAGCCGGCTTTGTAGATGATTTAGAAAGATGGTGGAAGCAATATATGGGTATGGCCATTTCTAAGAGAATACAGGCTCCTCCAATACTTGCAGTAAGCAGAAGAACTTTTGGATTTGGTAACAGAGAATCACAAAATAGGATCTATTACACTTCTAAATACTTATATCTGAAAAATAAAATTTTTGAACAATATTAAAAAACTTTAATTAAATATAATTTTACTGTAAAATTATTGTGTAATTAAAATTTTACTTGCAAAAAGCAATAATAAATGTTATATTTATATTGTAATATATAATTTTTTAGAATGTTAGGAAATAATGTAAAGTGGCAGCAACTAGTATTATAGACAATAATATAAAGCAGGATATCCTTGACTATTCCGCAATATTGGAAACAACAGTAAAAGATATAAATTCTTTTCTTGAAGAAGTAGGAAGAGTATATAGCTTTATAGGTGAAAAATTTCCTATGATAGAACAAGAAATGAAAAATGAAAATGAAAAAGCTAATAATCTGCTTTCATATTTTACTAACAAAGAAAAAGGTGAAAAAAACTTTTCAAATGATCTGGACGAAAATCAGGAAGACTTTTTTAGATCATTCGATAGAATGCAGAATTTTATATCACAGGATAATGAGCTTTCCGATTCCTTAGTTGAAGATGTAGGCAAAACAAGTAATATTATGGATTCTATAGAACAAATTAGAATGCTTGCTGATCAAATTAAAGTTTATTCATTGAATGCAATTATTATATCTTCTAAATATGGTGCCGGCGGTAAGGCTTTCGGAGAAATATCTAAAAATATAATAAAAATGTCTGAAACATCAAATGAACAGGCAGATCAAATGAATAGAATCGGTAAGGAATTATTTGTAAGGTTTGAATCATTTAAAACTGAAATATTAAAAACAAATGAACTGCAAAGACAAAATTTTACAATCATGAAAGAACAGCTTGATAAAGAACATAATAACATGGTTAATTCTTTTGCAGTATTTTCTAATGTAATATCAGATATAATATCAAGAGTTGATAATACTTATGATTTTATATTTGAAGTAATGATGGTTCTTCCTCGTGAGGATATAGTGAGGCAGCAGACAGAACACATAGTTGAATCAATAAATTCTATAGTTTATGAAAACAGAAATTTTATAGATTATTATGGTTCTCAAGTTGAGACTATGGATGCTGAAGATTTAGAGAAAACAGAAAATCAGACTTTAGAGCATAGATTATTAGATTTGCTTACATTTGATGATGTTGTTTTAACTTTAATAATAGAAAATTTCAAATCGATACATGAAGAAATAGATCTTACTAACTCAGATATTTATAAAAGCTTAAAAGGCTTAAAAGATGCTTTAACTGATATTACATCAGATAGAACCACTATAGTAGAATATATGATAGGCGGAGAAACAGGTAAATCTGAATTTCCTTTTACAGTTTCCGAATCCCTATTTAATGAATATATGGGCTTTATTAAGCTTTATTTAGAAAATTTTAAATTATTTTTAACTAATAAATACAGAATATCTGACAGTAATATAGCTATAATAGATTCAATAGAAGAATTGGAAAGTATGTTCTTGGAAACAAAAAATATTGCTAAAACTTTTAACTCAATTAACTTTTTAGCGAAAATAGAACTTGAAAAAAATAGTAATATATTTAATAATTCTAAGACTTTTTCTATAGAAAGTGTTGAATCTATAGCTACTAACATTACAGAAACAGTAGATGGATGTTTGGAGCAGTTCCATAATATTAAATCTGCTATTTTCAGTTCAATTAATAAATTTAAATCAAATATTAATCAGCAGTCAAGCGAGCATTCTTTTATAGAATCTATGACAGAAAGTGTAAGCAAACGTTTAGATGAATCAAAATATATTATTAATAATAATATAAAAAGATTAGATAGCTATGCTGATGAATTATTCGGACTTATAGATAAAACTTTAATAGATTTAAGTTCTTTAAGTACATTACTAACCAAAATTAATGAAATAATAGAAATATTTAATAGCATGAGAAATGTTATAAGAAATAAAAAGAATGAATATTATCAATCATTAGGTATAGATAATTGGAAAATAGAAAGTGATAAATATTTGGATATAGTTAATTCTTATACAATAAAAAAAGAAAGAGCTATTGCTAATAGTATTTTATCTGGAGAAGATGCACCAAATGTCGATATAAGTATAGATGTGGGTGCCGATAGCGGTGATTTTACTATGTTTTAATAAAAGTAATGGAGGTATTTATTTATGTCAGTTATAGAAATAAGTGATAATCTTAATATACGAACTATGGGTAAATATTTTAAGAATGTCATAAAAAGTGCTAATTATAATGAAGATATAACTGTAAAATTTAATTGTGAAGGTCCTGCCCATGTTGATTTAGCAGGTTTGCAAATATTGTATGCTATGAAAAAAGAGCTTGCGAAAAATCAAAAAAACCTTATAGTAGAAGGCATGGATAATTTATTTGTAGAATATTTAAATATAATTAACGATAAAAATAATTAATGATATAAGAGGTTAAAGTATGGCTAAAACAATACTAATTGTAGACGATTCAAATACAGCTAGAGCATCTGTTGAATATACCTTGAAAAAGGGCAGTTATACTGTAGTGTCTGCAGATGATGGTACTACAGGTTTAGAGGTTCTAGGTAAAACTCCAAATGTTGATATGATAATAACAGACCTTAATATGCCAAAAATGGACGGTATAGAATTTATTAAGCATGTAAGAAAGGTAGATCAGCATAAATATACCCCTATTCTAATGCTTACAACAGAATCTCAGGATGAGAAAAAAATGGAGGGTAAAGCCGCAGGTGCAAGTGGTTGGCTAGTAAAGCCATTTAACCCGACTCAACTTTTGGACGTTGTTAAACGTTTTTTAAATTAATGTCCAACCATCTTATTATTATTTTTTTAATAAGAATTTTATCAAAGGTAGAGGTGTAATACATGTTTGATAGTGATGAATTTATTTCGATATTCTTAAGCGAAGCTAAAGAGATTGTAGAAGGTTTAGAAAATGATTTAGTTTTGTTAGAGGATAATAAAAGTGACGAAGACCTTTTAAATAAAATCTTCAGAAGTGCTCATACTCTTAAATCTTCAGCGGGTACTGTTGGTTTCACTACTATGAGTGAGTTAAACCATGTTGCAGAAAATTTATTAGAAAAGGTGAGAAGCGGTAAATTAGATGTAACTCCGCAAATGATAACAGTACTTCTTGAGTTTTTAGATACTGTTAAACTTATGCTGCAAAATATTGTAGATGGTAAGGGTGAAACAGATGGTGTTACTAATATAGATTCATTGAAGGCTAAGATTAAGGCTATAGCTGATGGAAATGATCCTGCCGCAGTAGCTCCTGCTCCAAAACCGGCAGAAGTTCCTAAAGCTGAAGAAAAGCCTGCAGAAACTCCTAAGGCTGAGGAAAAGCCTGCAGAAGCAGTATCATCTAGCGGAGGCTCTAATTCTTTCCATATTGATATGGGATTTAAAGCTACTATTTTTGATAATGGTATAGACCCTCTTATGTTTTTGAATGACCTTAGAGCTATTGGTACTATTAATAATTTAAAAATAGAATGTAATAATTTACCAACTATTTTAAATCTTGAAGATCCTTATGTTTGCTATACTCAGTTTTCTTTGGATTTTGATACTAATGCCCCAGATGAACAGGTGCAAAATATTTTCTTATTTGTAATAGATGATAATGATATTAATATTGTAAATACAAAAGCAGATATTAAAGATGATGAAGAAGCTAAACCTGCAGAAGCTCCTAAAGCTGAAGAAGCTAAACCTGCAGAAGCTCCTAAAGCTGAAGAAGCTAAACCTGCAGAAAATGCTCCTGCTAATAATGCTCAGGCTCAACCTGCAGTACATAAAGCTAAAGTTCAGGCTCCTTCAACAGTTAGGGTTGATACTAGAAAATTAGACAGTTTAATGAACTTAATTGGGGAACTTGTTATAGCACAGTCAAGAATAATGCAGCTTACTCAAAGTTTAGATATTGATAACGGATTAAAAGAGGCTGTAAGTTCAATGGATAGAACTTCCAGACAAATACAAGAAGAAGTTATGAATATTAGGATGATGCCTATAGGTCCTATATTCAATCAGTTCCATAGATATGTTAGAGATTTGAATTTAGAATTGAATAAAGAAGTAAAACTAGTTCTTAAAGGTGAAACTACTGAGATAGATAAAAATATGTTGGAGCAGTTATCTGACCCTCTTAAACATATGATAAGAAATTCTATGGACCATGGTATAGAAAAAACTAAAGAAGAAAGAATAGCTAGAGGTAAACCCGAATATGGTACAATAACAATGTCAGCTGCTCACCAAGAAGGACATGTTGTTATAGAAGTATCTGATGATGGAAATGGATTAAATAAAGAAAAAATATTAAGTAAAGCTATTGAAAAAGGACTTCTTTCAAAAGACGGAAAATATTCTGATGTAGAAATATACAGAACTATATTCTATCCTGGAGTTTCAACTGCGGATAAGATAACAGACATATCAGGAAGAGGTGTTGGTATGGATGTTGTTAGAGCAAATGTAGAAAAAATGAAAGGTAAAATAGAAAT includes:
- a CDS encoding cyclic nucleotide-binding domain-containing protein encodes the protein MQTRVYKAGSIVYFTGDTSDRVYILKQGQAQSIFLSEETGYETRELINIGEFFGVKSILGTYPQEDTVQCLTDCVVIIITYEEFESLIEKNKPIIIKMLKVFSNQLRRINKRVRELVENDISEEGQDPLEGLYGIGEFYFKNKKYRNALYAYKRYIQYADEDSAFYNTVKEKIEECKEELDITDDSDIAPPVSNAPVSAPKTQTKAAINDPAYNKAVELYNNNDYINSLKAFNNLIKSPDAAVAENSIFYMGKCYYNINKYDNASTVLLSAIKKYPKSSNVKEAILFLAKSCEGSGNKTKAKAYYQKVISMPPMDNFSKEANASISRL
- a CDS encoding pyridoxamine 5'-phosphate oxidase family protein, whose translation is MRRKDFIFEDKEEIHNMLNSIEFGVMALPDDIPYAVPISFCYKDNEIYFHGAMAGRKYEILKNNPKVSFSASKPYSYIPSEFLNGKMIPTQFFFSVFIEGEFENIDDISRRKEILYKIVRKYEPNNNNLSIDNKIFDYAQKNMLIGVIKIENITAKAKFGQNISDEEIKIIIDELNTRSRYIDIETIDMINKLRK
- the nadE gene encoding NAD(+) synthase; translated protein: MKIAVSQLEIIPSMPCDNAARIISFISKAKKENADIVIFPELCISGYMIGDMWESESFIRECEELGEEIIKSSNGIYVIFGNAASDKTKKNFDGRLRKYNAMFVAKDGKLIHNNTTEYPFIIKSLLPNYKEFEDPRHFFSLKDLAFENNKDIKEYLKPLDIECNGENIKLGLTICEDAWSKNYLFSPMDIINSNNDVDLFINISSSPYTLVKDIKRHSMYGEIASKHNTPLIYVNNVGIQNNGKTVYTFDGGSSIYDNKGNLLLTGKRYEEDLYFIDIDVKNKSFVKSIEIKEENEYKLIYDTVIYGIRKFMKSIGINKVVIGVSGGIDSALSSAMYVSAIGKDNVLLVNMPSKFNSDTTKNLAKSLSDNLGCAYMVVPIQESVDHTVKQLESSPIIKDGKEDHLKVSSFVIENIQARDRSSRVLSAIAASFGGVFTCNANKTETMVGYSTMYGDGAGFFACLADLWKYQIYGLANYVNKEIFKNEIIPEGTINIVPSAELSTAQAVDEGKGDPIKYDYHDYLFKFLMESWNRAILEDILEFYISGKLEEKIGCQKGILKKYFNSGAGFVDDLERWWKQYMGMAISKRIQAPPILAVSRRTFGFGNRESQNRIYYTSKYLYLKNKIFEQY
- a CDS encoding chemotaxis protein — protein: MAATSIIDNNIKQDILDYSAILETTVKDINSFLEEVGRVYSFIGEKFPMIEQEMKNENEKANNLLSYFTNKEKGEKNFSNDLDENQEDFFRSFDRMQNFISQDNELSDSLVEDVGKTSNIMDSIEQIRMLADQIKVYSLNAIIISSKYGAGGKAFGEISKNIIKMSETSNEQADQMNRIGKELFVRFESFKTEILKTNELQRQNFTIMKEQLDKEHNNMVNSFAVFSNVISDIISRVDNTYDFIFEVMMVLPREDIVRQQTEHIVESINSIVYENRNFIDYYGSQVETMDAEDLEKTENQTLEHRLLDLLTFDDVVLTLIIENFKSIHEEIDLTNSDIYKSLKGLKDALTDITSDRTTIVEYMIGGETGKSEFPFTVSESLFNEYMGFIKLYLENFKLFLTNKYRISDSNIAIIDSIEELESMFLETKNIAKTFNSINFLAKIELEKNSNIFNNSKTFSIESVESIATNITETVDGCLEQFHNIKSAIFSSINKFKSNINQQSSEHSFIESMTESVSKRLDESKYIINNNIKRLDSYADELFGLIDKTLIDLSSLSTLLTKINEIIEIFNSMRNVIRNKKNEYYQSLGIDNWKIESDKYLDIVNSYTIKKERAIANSILSGEDAPNVDISIDVGADSGDFTMF
- a CDS encoding response regulator, whose product is MAKTILIVDDSNTARASVEYTLKKGSYTVVSADDGTTGLEVLGKTPNVDMIITDLNMPKMDGIEFIKHVRKVDQHKYTPILMLTTESQDEKKMEGKAAGASGWLVKPFNPTQLLDVVKRFLN
- a CDS encoding chemotaxis protein CheA — its product is MFDSDEFISIFLSEAKEIVEGLENDLVLLEDNKSDEDLLNKIFRSAHTLKSSAGTVGFTTMSELNHVAENLLEKVRSGKLDVTPQMITVLLEFLDTVKLMLQNIVDGKGETDGVTNIDSLKAKIKAIADGNDPAAVAPAPKPAEVPKAEEKPAETPKAEEKPAEAVSSSGGSNSFHIDMGFKATIFDNGIDPLMFLNDLRAIGTINNLKIECNNLPTILNLEDPYVCYTQFSLDFDTNAPDEQVQNIFLFVIDDNDINIVNTKADIKDDEEAKPAEAPKAEEAKPAEAPKAEEAKPAENAPANNAQAQPAVHKAKVQAPSTVRVDTRKLDSLMNLIGELVIAQSRIMQLTQSLDIDNGLKEAVSSMDRTSRQIQEEVMNIRMMPIGPIFNQFHRYVRDLNLELNKEVKLVLKGETTEIDKNMLEQLSDPLKHMIRNSMDHGIEKTKEERIARGKPEYGTITMSAAHQEGHVVIEVSDDGNGLNKEKILSKAIEKGLLSKDGKYSDVEIYRTIFYPGVSTADKITDISGRGVGMDVVRANVEKMKGKIEIKSVEGKGSTFIVKLPLTLAIIEGITFALGKQIYIMPLISIIEQIKVKNEQVKPFEGKGEMIKIRDEYLPLIRLHKVFEIETQVDNIDDGIVVVVEAGYRKCAIFVDELLDQQQVVIKSLDSAFSKHAGIAGGTILGDGRIALIIDIQGLVNMSLQGKINNGVK